The following coding sequences are from one Acidobacteriota bacterium window:
- a CDS encoding tetratricopeptide repeat protein: MHRIIVGWIALALLIAPLAAQEEEAVKTDPNTVKKASALFDKGVQAAQKGDLAGAEQLFQQSLKTYPLVPGAYVELGKIAMARQNPAQALEFYLKARDTYHALHDQKLKDLNRVQNEERQRAQNSQTARNSTSGSGGFAKNAVIESRNQMTEDQRDIVKEHQEVDIPALFYLYLGGAYMRLGKHDLAEQEFTAGIRRDPALAPLHFNLAVVYLVKGRYDQSAAEARTARDLGFQLPPQFVQDLESRGKLKL, translated from the coding sequence ATGCATCGCATCATCGTCGGTTGGATCGCCCTGGCGCTCCTGATCGCCCCGCTGGCGGCTCAGGAGGAGGAGGCAGTCAAGACCGATCCCAACACGGTCAAGAAGGCGTCCGCACTGTTCGACAAGGGTGTTCAGGCCGCCCAGAAGGGCGACCTGGCCGGAGCGGAACAGCTCTTCCAGCAATCGCTCAAGACCTATCCGCTGGTCCCCGGCGCCTATGTGGAGCTGGGCAAGATCGCCATGGCCCGCCAGAACCCCGCCCAGGCGTTGGAATTCTACCTCAAGGCCCGCGACACCTACCACGCCCTGCACGACCAGAAGCTCAAGGATTTAAATCGCGTTCAAAACGAGGAGCGGCAGCGCGCCCAGAACAGCCAGACCGCCCGGAATTCCACTTCCGGCAGCGGCGGCTTCGCCAAGAACGCCGTCATCGAGTCCCGCAACCAAATGACCGAGGACCAGCGCGACATCGTCAAGGAGCACCAGGAGGTGGATATCCCCGCCCTGTTTTATCTCTACCTGGGCGGCGCGTACATGCGCCTGGGCAAGCACGACCTGGCGGAGCAGGAGTTCACGGCCGGCATTCGGCGGGATCCCGCGCTGGCGCCCCTCCACTTCAACCTGGCCGTGGTGTACCTGGTCAAGGGACGGTACGACCAATCGGCCGCCGAGGCACGCACCGCCAGAGATCTGGGGTTCCAGCTTCCGCCCCAGTTCGTCCAGGACCTGGAGAGTCGCGGCAAGCTCAAGCTGTAA